One segment of Nakamurella flava DNA contains the following:
- a CDS encoding SDR family oxidoreductase: MPELTGAVVLVTGANGGIGRTFVQSALARGAAKVYATARRPQSWDDPRVVPLALDVTDADSIAAAAAVAGDVTVLVNNAGISPPTPEILGHTDAEIRANVETNFLGPLFLARAFAPVLAGRPGAALIDIHSALSWYAVGGIYSATKAALWSATNSLRLELAPQGVHVMGVHVGYVDTPMAAHSTDPKLDPAELVRAVLDGLHAGAYEVLADSTSVQLKAGLSAPIDTLYPQLRTAGV, encoded by the coding sequence ATGCCTGAACTGACCGGAGCTGTCGTCCTGGTGACCGGCGCCAACGGTGGGATCGGCCGTACCTTCGTCCAGAGTGCCCTCGCGCGGGGCGCCGCCAAGGTCTACGCGACGGCGCGACGTCCGCAGAGCTGGGACGATCCGCGCGTCGTCCCGCTGGCCCTCGACGTCACCGACGCGGACTCGATCGCCGCGGCCGCAGCGGTGGCCGGTGATGTCACCGTGCTGGTCAACAACGCCGGCATCTCACCGCCGACCCCGGAGATCCTCGGCCACACCGATGCCGAGATCCGGGCCAACGTCGAGACCAACTTCCTCGGTCCGCTGTTCCTGGCCCGGGCGTTCGCCCCGGTGCTGGCCGGCAGACCCGGAGCCGCTCTGATCGACATCCATTCCGCGCTGAGCTGGTACGCCGTGGGCGGCATCTACAGCGCCACCAAGGCCGCCCTCTGGTCGGCCACGAACTCACTGCGTCTGGAGCTGGCCCCCCAGGGGGTGCACGTCATGGGTGTGCACGTCGGGTACGTCGACACCCCGATGGCTGCCCACTCCACCGACCCCAAGCTCGACCCGGCCGAACTGGTCCGGGCCGTCCTCGACGGTCTGCACGCGGGCGCGTACGAGGTGCTGGCCGACAGCACCTCGGTCCAGCTCAAGGCCGGCCTCAGCGCACCCATCGACACCCTGTACCCGCAGCTGCGAACCGCCGGCGTCTGA
- a CDS encoding TetR/AcrR family transcriptional regulator has translation MSGRTPSVGRRERNKQDKLDRIIAAAGVLFAERGVDEVTTQEIADRADIGTGTLFLYARSKGELLLLVQNAHYRAALERGRAAAATIPDDLDAVMALLRPIVECNRVQIDNGRTYLREMVFGDPHEQHRGEALVIAARTEEAIAHLLTRDDRIPPVDAAVRAHIVSAIMLLAMGAGPNAAATVDDLLADIRTQIAVLVTA, from the coding sequence ATGAGCGGCAGGACGCCGTCCGTCGGCCGGCGCGAGCGGAACAAACAGGACAAGCTCGATCGAATCATCGCGGCGGCGGGGGTCCTCTTCGCCGAGCGCGGGGTCGACGAGGTCACCACCCAGGAGATCGCGGATCGGGCGGACATCGGCACCGGAACCCTGTTCCTGTACGCCAGGTCCAAGGGTGAGCTGCTGCTGCTCGTGCAGAACGCCCACTACCGGGCCGCCCTGGAACGAGGCCGAGCGGCGGCCGCGACGATCCCGGACGACCTGGACGCCGTGATGGCGCTCCTGCGGCCCATCGTGGAGTGCAACCGCGTCCAGATCGACAACGGGCGTACCTATCTGCGCGAGATGGTCTTCGGGGACCCGCACGAGCAGCACCGCGGGGAGGCGCTGGTCATCGCCGCGCGCACCGAGGAGGCCATTGCCCACCTCCTGACGCGCGATGATCGGATTCCCCCGGTCGACGCCGCCGTCCGCGCCCACATCGTCTCGGCCATCATGCTTCTCGCGATGGGAGCGGGGCCGAACGCCGCCGCCACCGTCGACGACCTCCTCGCCGACATTCGCACCCAGATCGCGGTCCTCGTGACGGCGTGA
- a CDS encoding NADP-dependent oxidoreductase — translation MKAFIVTKYKAPVQEADVPEPTVGVRDVLIDVEAAGVNQLDEKIRAGEFKQILPYRLPLTLGHDVAGTVLRVGAEVRGFAVGDQVYARAGKDQIGSFAERIAVDQKDVAPAPTSVTPVEAGSLPLVALTAWQALAERGNVQPGQKVLIHAGAGGVGSIAIQLAKHLGATVATTASAGNADFVRELGADTVIDYRTQDFEHLLSGYDLVLDSLGGDNLEKSLRVLRPGGMAIGIAGPPDPAFAKTAGLNPVLRVAIATLSAKVRRQARKLGVTYQFLFMHPDGDQLRTIARLVDDGTLRPVVGRAVPFADTARALSDMDKGGVRGKTVITHP, via the coding sequence ATGAAGGCATTCATCGTCACGAAGTACAAGGCGCCGGTGCAGGAGGCCGACGTCCCCGAACCCACCGTCGGCGTCCGCGACGTCCTGATCGATGTCGAGGCGGCCGGGGTCAACCAGCTCGACGAGAAGATCCGGGCGGGCGAGTTCAAGCAGATCCTGCCCTACCGGCTGCCCCTGACCCTGGGCCACGACGTCGCCGGCACGGTCCTCCGCGTCGGCGCCGAGGTCCGCGGGTTCGCGGTCGGTGACCAGGTCTACGCCCGCGCCGGCAAGGACCAGATCGGATCCTTCGCCGAACGGATCGCCGTCGATCAGAAGGACGTCGCGCCGGCACCCACATCGGTCACCCCGGTCGAGGCCGGTTCGCTGCCGCTGGTCGCGCTCACCGCCTGGCAGGCGCTCGCCGAGCGCGGCAACGTCCAGCCCGGACAGAAGGTCCTCATCCACGCCGGAGCGGGCGGCGTCGGATCGATCGCCATCCAGTTGGCCAAGCACCTCGGCGCGACGGTGGCCACCACCGCCAGCGCCGGGAACGCGGACTTCGTGCGCGAGCTCGGCGCCGACACCGTCATCGACTACCGGACCCAGGACTTCGAGCACCTCCTGAGCGGCTACGACCTGGTCCTGGACAGCCTGGGTGGGGACAACCTGGAGAAGTCGCTCCGTGTGCTGCGACCCGGCGGCATGGCCATCGGTATCGCCGGCCCTCCCGACCCCGCCTTCGCCAAGACCGCCGGACTGAATCCGGTCCTGCGAGTAGCCATCGCCACCCTGAGCGCGAAGGTCCGACGCCAGGCCCGCAAGCTCGGCGTCACCTACCAGTTCCTGTTCATGCACCCCGACGGGGACCAGCTCCGGACCATCGCCCGCCTCGTCGACGACGGCACCCTGCGGCCGGTGGTCGGCCGGGCCGTCCCCTTCGCCGACACCGCCCGAGCTCTGAGCGACATGGACAAGGGCGGCGTCCGGGGCAAGACCGTCATCACCCATCCCTGA
- a CDS encoding mycothiol transferase → MNTAELLIEGYGRIAQEVESVLDGLGGSDDPVLTHRVDPEANTVAWLIWHLARVQDDHLAGVADSEQVWTAGGFAERFALPFDDAEIGYGQDAGDVAQVRVAAADLSAYHRAVHERSVEYLGGLTDHDLDRIVDRNWDPPVTLAVRLVSVLSDCLQHAGQAAYVRGVVERSAPSGR, encoded by the coding sequence ATGAACACCGCCGAACTGCTCATCGAGGGCTACGGCCGGATCGCGCAGGAGGTCGAGTCCGTCCTGGACGGGCTGGGCGGGTCCGACGATCCGGTGCTGACCCACCGCGTCGATCCCGAGGCCAACACCGTGGCCTGGCTGATCTGGCACCTGGCCCGGGTGCAGGACGACCACCTGGCCGGGGTGGCCGACAGCGAGCAGGTCTGGACGGCCGGGGGTTTCGCGGAGCGGTTCGCCCTGCCGTTCGACGACGCGGAGATCGGCTACGGCCAGGACGCCGGAGACGTCGCCCAGGTCCGGGTGGCCGCGGCGGACCTGTCGGCCTACCACCGCGCGGTCCACGAGCGGTCCGTCGAGTACCTGGGCGGGCTGACCGACCACGACCTGGACCGCATCGTCGACCGGAACTGGGACCCGCCGGTCACGCTGGCCGTCCGGCTGGTCAGCGTGCTGTCCGACTGCCTGCAGCACGCCGGCCAGGCCGCGTACGTGCGGGGCGTCGTCGAGCGGTCCGCCCCCAGCGGTCGGTGA